A stretch of Campylobacter volucris DNA encodes these proteins:
- a CDS encoding major outer membrane protein codes for MKLVKLSLVAALAAGAFSAANAVSLEEAIKDVDVSGMFRYRFESDRYTMGDQVDNGYNSSKSNAHKFKSQLNFKAALDDNFKAFVQFQYNSKDLGWGSIVADKNEGTDTHSTFGVQQAYLEYTNEAYATSVMLGKMEVNSIWTDDLVGTGAKVINNSIDGLTFAGFWFDAFNWNDDGDTGVDNFTRNGASIKLAKSSLYGAAVLGDFDPFAFQLWAAYSANNAFLYAVDASYKFAFGDNMNFKIEGQYLGNSLDSDFEKFYSNGVTDGNFYAAKLSADISAFDLQAGVVGYGDKDKFSVVTLEDTGRVIAPGKQIFYSEGSRLTGDVGENFFYFAGVGYTFAEKLRLGFDYVGGKSKAASSIGGDIDKNEYLGSVSYAYSPKLTFSGFYSYLTEDYGPTDGDDQFIRLEALYKF; via the coding sequence ATGAAACTAGTTAAACTTAGTTTAGTAGCAGCTTTAGCTGCAGGTGCTTTTTCAGCAGCTAATGCTGTTTCACTTGAAGAAGCTATAAAAGATGTTGATGTATCAGGTATGTTCAGATATAGATTTGAATCTGATAGATATACTATGGGTGATCAAGTTGATAATGGTTACAATAGCTCTAAAAGCAATGCTCATAAATTTAAATCTCAATTAAATTTCAAAGCAGCTTTAGATGATAATTTCAAAGCTTTCGTTCAATTCCAATACAATTCAAAAGATTTAGGTTGGGGTAGTATTGTTGCTGATAAAAATGAAGGTACAGACACTCATTCTACATTTGGTGTTCAACAAGCTTATTTAGAATATACTAACGAAGCTTATGCTACAAGTGTTATGTTAGGTAAAATGGAAGTAAATTCTATTTGGACTGACGATTTAGTAGGAACAGGCGCTAAAGTTATTAACAATTCTATAGATGGTTTAACTTTTGCAGGTTTCTGGTTTGATGCTTTCAACTGGAATGATGATGGTGATACAGGTGTAGATAATTTCACAAGAAATGGTGCTTCTATTAAATTAGCTAAATCTTCATTATACGGTGCAGCTGTTTTAGGTGATTTTGATCCATTTGCTTTCCAATTATGGGCAGCTTACTCAGCAAATAATGCTTTCTTGTATGCAGTAGATGCTAGCTATAAATTTGCTTTTGGTGATAATATGAACTTCAAAATCGAAGGTCAATATTTAGGCAATAGCTTAGACAGTGATTTTGAAAAATTCTATAGTAATGGTGTAACAGATGGCAATTTCTATGCAGCTAAACTTTCAGCTGATATCTCAGCTTTTGATCTACAAGCTGGTGTAGTTGGTTATGGTGATAAAGACAAATTTAGTGTAGTTACTTTAGAAGATACAGGTAGAGTAATAGCTCCAGGTAAGCAAATTTTCTATTCTGAGGGTAGTAGATTAACAGGTGATGTAGGTGAAAACTTCTTCTATTTTGCTGGAGTAGGTTATACTTTTGCTGAGAAACTAAGATTAGGTTTTGACTATGTAGGTGGTAAATCAAAAGCTGCTTCTTCTATTGGTGGAGATATAGATAAAAATGAATATCTTGGAAGCGTATCTTATGCTTATAGTCCAAAACTTACATTTAGCGGATTCTATTCTTATTTAACTGAAGATTATGGTCCAACAGATGGTGATGATCAATTCATCAGACTTGAAGCTCTTTACAAATTCTAA
- a CDS encoding monoheme c-type cytochrome: MKKIIFSLLFLINALFAKDMFIFNEKVDLLDASKKVIGQIYEGSKVELLKDEGEYSLIKVKGEVVESNPKSLAYTKDGIYLLLTLNSQNAKNEMEFLVKSKDLTDKEIDAWDEIELVYYDTCTSCHAAHKPKEHLMEEWDAYLSAMQGFAKITDAEKARILRFLQSHASNGPVKLD, from the coding sequence ATGAAAAAAATTATATTTAGTTTATTATTTTTAATAAATGCATTATTTGCTAAAGATATGTTTATTTTTAATGAAAAAGTAGATCTTTTAGATGCTTCTAAAAAAGTTATAGGACAAATTTATGAAGGTTCTAAAGTGGAACTTTTAAAAGATGAAGGAGAATATTCATTGATAAAAGTTAAAGGTGAAGTTGTGGAGTCAAATCCAAAATCTTTAGCTTATACAAAAGATGGCATTTATCTTTTACTGACTTTAAATTCTCAAAATGCAAAAAATGAAATGGAATTTTTAGTTAAAAGTAAAGATTTAACTGATAAAGAAATAGATGCTTGGGATGAAATAGAACTTGTATATTATGATACTTGCACAAGTTGTCATGCAGCTCATAAACCAAAAGAACATTTAATGGAAGAATGGGATGCTTATCTTTCAGCTATGCAAGGATTTGCTAAAATAACAGATGCTGAAAAAGCTAGAATTTTAAGATTTTTACAATCTCATGCAAGCAATGGTCCTGTAAAACTTGACTAA
- the nusG gene encoding transcription termination/antitermination protein NusG, with product MNHKWYAIQTYAGSEMAVKRAIENLVRDHGIQDRLLEVIVPTEDVIEFKNGKEKISERSLYSGYVFANIDLSTELWHKIQSLPKVGRFIGESKKPTPLSEKDINLILEKVKNKAAPKPKISFDKEESVRITEGPFANFVGIVEEYDMVRGVLKLNVSIFGRSTPVEILYSQVEKIV from the coding sequence ATGAATCATAAATGGTATGCAATTCAAACTTATGCTGGTAGTGAAATGGCGGTAAAAAGAGCTATTGAAAATTTAGTAAGAGATCATGGAATTCAAGATCGCTTGCTTGAAGTTATAGTTCCAACTGAAGATGTAATTGAATTTAAAAATGGTAAAGAAAAAATAAGCGAAAGAAGTTTATACTCAGGTTATGTTTTTGCAAATATTGATTTATCAACAGAGCTTTGGCATAAAATTCAATCTTTGCCAAAAGTGGGTCGTTTTATTGGTGAAAGTAAAAAGCCGACTCCATTAAGTGAAAAAGATATTAATCTTATTTTAGAAAAGGTGAAAAATAAAGCAGCACCTAAACCTAAAATTTCATTTGATAAAGAAGAGAGTGTAAGAATTACTGAAGGTCCTTTTGCAAATTTTGTTGGTATAGTAGAAGAATATGACATGGTAAGAGGTGTGTTGAAATTAAATGTTTCCATTTTTGGAAGATCAACACCTGTAGAAATTTTATATTCTCAAGTTGAAAAAATTGTTTGA
- a CDS encoding phosphoribosyltransferase: MYYYSYEEFQQEIIPFTRKIKEEFNPEVLLAIARGGMTLGHFLAEGLENRNLFSLNSIHYEDTQKLDTFKIFNIPDLSAYKKVLLVDDIIDSGETMMEIKKILMQKYPHLELQVASVFYKSSALLIPEFYIKEAKEWIEFFWSIKI, from the coding sequence ATGTATTATTACTCTTATGAAGAATTTCAACAAGAAATCATCCCTTTTACGCGTAAAATTAAAGAAGAATTTAATCCAGAAGTTTTACTAGCTATTGCAAGAGGTGGTATGACTTTAGGACACTTTTTAGCTGAAGGTTTAGAAAATAGAAATTTATTTTCTTTAAATTCTATCCATTATGAAGATACGCAAAAACTAGATACTTTTAAAATTTTTAATATCCCTGATCTTAGTGCATATAAAAAAGTTCTTTTAGTAGATGATATAATCGATAGCGGCGAAACAATGATGGAAATTAAAAAAATTTTAATGCAAAAATATCCTCACTTAGAGCTTCAAGTTGCTAGTGTATTTTATAAAAGCTCTGCTTTGCTAATTCCAGAATTTTATATCAAAGAAGCAAAAGAATGGATAGAATTTTTTTGGAGTATCAAAATTTAG
- a CDS encoding NCS2 family permease, with the protein MDFFKLKEHKSDVRTEIYAGIVTFLSMIYIIPVNANIVSNSGMPLEALIIATALVTIIATAFSALFSNTPIAMSVGMGLNTYFTFGVCNTYQIPWQTALGAVFISGAIFTLLSFTNFRVWVVKSIPEDLRRAISAGVGTFIAFIGLSQMGIIVKSEATLVTLGDLSSTKVLFGLFGLFLVFTFWAWKIKSAFILAVIISALCAWIFNIDGASFPQEFISLPVINGENGLSAIFGQLDIKGALELTMIPIILTFFVTQLFDGIGTITGAGARGKIFDSKDGEKKLGRTLGADAAGSVMGSVVGTSTVTAFVESSTGVETGGRTGLTALVTAICFIFTLFLLPVFKAIPANSIYPILVLVGVLMFMEVTNINFKDKSIAVSVFFIVTMMPLTYSITNGIAFGFIAYILMCIMQKEFSKITFGVVVLGFISLLVFLLQGH; encoded by the coding sequence ATGGATTTTTTTAAACTTAAAGAGCATAAAAGTGATGTAAGAACTGAAATTTATGCTGGTATTGTTACATTTTTGTCGATGATTTATATCATTCCTGTAAATGCTAATATAGTAAGCAATTCTGGTATGCCATTGGAAGCTTTAATTATTGCAACTGCTTTGGTAACTATCATTGCAACTGCTTTTAGTGCTTTATTTTCAAATACTCCTATTGCTATGAGTGTAGGTATGGGACTAAATACTTATTTTACTTTTGGGGTTTGTAATACTTATCAAATTCCTTGGCAAACAGCATTAGGAGCTGTATTTATTTCAGGAGCTATTTTTACTTTACTTTCTTTTACAAATTTTAGAGTTTGGGTTGTAAAAAGCATTCCTGAAGATTTAAGAAGAGCAATTTCTGCAGGTGTTGGTACTTTTATCGCTTTTATAGGTTTATCTCAAATGGGAATTATAGTCAAAAGTGAAGCAACTTTGGTAACATTAGGAGATCTTTCTAGCACCAAGGTTTTATTTGGCTTATTTGGCTTATTTTTAGTTTTTACTTTTTGGGCTTGGAAGATTAAATCAGCTTTTATTTTAGCTGTAATCATTAGTGCTTTATGTGCATGGATTTTTAATATAGATGGAGCTTCTTTTCCACAAGAATTTATTTCTTTACCCGTGATTAATGGAGAAAATGGTTTAAGTGCTATTTTTGGTCAGCTTGATATTAAGGGTGCATTAGAATTAACAATGATTCCTATTATATTAACTTTTTTTGTAACCCAACTTTTTGATGGTATAGGGACTATAACAGGTGCTGGTGCTAGAGGTAAAATTTTTGATAGCAAAGATGGTGAAAAAAAATTAGGAAGAACTCTAGGAGCGGATGCAGCTGGTTCGGTAATGGGATCGGTTGTTGGTACTTCTACTGTAACTGCATTTGTGGAAAGTTCAACAGGTGTAGAAACTGGTGGCAGAACAGGACTTACTGCCTTAGTAACAGCGATATGTTTTATTTTTACTTTATTTTTGCTTCCAGTATTTAAAGCAATCCCTGCAAATTCTATTTATCCGATTTTAGTTTTAGTAGGTGTTTTGATGTTTATGGAAGTTACTAATATAAATTTCAAAGATAAATCTATCGCCGTGAGTGTTTTTTTCATAGTTACTATGATGCCTTTAACTTATTCTATAACAAATGGTATAGCCTTTGGATTTATAGCTTATATCTTAATGTGCATTATGCAAAAAGAATTTTCAAAAATCACTTTTGGCGTGGTTGTTTTAGGTTTTATTTCTTTATTAGTATTTTTATTACAAGGACATTAG
- a CDS encoding pilus assembly FimT family protein, which produces MIKAFTLIELSLVCIILSLIFSMGYFHVKPDYLRLGAEQILNDIKYTRHLALMQNDFRAKEFNIAKKSWFQAKWQLYFIKSKTATNNEQTYTIFLDKNGDGNANIGKNIINKDREIAIDLLNPNILMNSGQSGVIIQGDAKTNPRYNIEKTYGISKVLFEGSCKGSTRLVFDGYGRLYSPLKNALRPYDKLLDFKNDCIIRLSTKQNQHLCIIINSQTSYAYIPEFKKDFKQYLTLNNKITTCDKL; this is translated from the coding sequence ATGATTAAAGCTTTTACTCTTATAGAGCTTTCTTTGGTATGTATCATACTTTCTTTGATTTTTTCTATGGGATATTTTCATGTAAAGCCAGATTATTTGCGTTTGGGTGCAGAGCAAATTTTAAATGATATCAAATACACTAGACACTTAGCTTTAATGCAAAATGATTTTAGAGCTAAAGAATTTAACATCGCTAAAAAATCATGGTTTCAAGCTAAATGGCAACTATATTTTATCAAATCAAAAACAGCTACTAATAATGAACAAACCTATACTATATTTTTAGACAAAAATGGTGATGGTAATGCAAATATCGGAAAAAACATCATCAATAAAGACAGAGAAATAGCCATAGATTTGTTAAATCCTAACATTTTAATGAATTCAGGACAAAGTGGGGTTATCATCCAAGGTGATGCAAAGACTAATCCTAGATATAACATAGAAAAAACATATGGAATTTCAAAAGTTTTATTTGAAGGCTCATGTAAAGGCAGCACTCGTTTGGTATTTGATGGTTATGGGCGTTTGTATTCTCCTTTAAAAAATGCTTTAAGGCCTTATGATAAATTACTTGATTTTAAAAATGATTGTATTATAAGATTATCCACCAAGCAAAATCAACACCTTTGTATTATCATAAATTCTCAAACTTCTTATGCATATATACCTGAATTTAAAAAAGATTTTAAGCAGTATTTAACCTTAAACAATAAAATAACAACTTGTGATAAATTATAA
- a CDS encoding YaaA family protein: MKILFSPSESKTTINDSDEINEKSFIFKNLYKKRIEAIKKYQDYINALNHEDLKDFFGIKNDDEIDILSNDVFKRKTTKAIQRYNGVAYEFLNYNKLNNNAKKYIDNNVIIFSNLFGPVGAGDFLPYYKFKQGKKIENFNIEKFYKDNFSKNLDELLKDEIIIDLRAKFYEKFYTLKQNYISFTFLKDNKVLSHYAKAYRGIILNFLAQNSVKNKKEILTNLPEKLKIKEIKIQGLKEEIILEIVS; encoded by the coding sequence ATGAAAATATTATTTTCTCCTAGTGAAAGTAAAACTACTATAAATGATAGTGATGAAATTAATGAAAAATCATTTATATTTAAAAATTTATATAAAAAAAGGATAGAAGCTATAAAGAAATATCAAGATTATATCAATGCTTTAAACCATGAAGATTTAAAAGATTTTTTTGGGATAAAAAATGATGATGAGATAGATATTTTAAGTAATGATGTTTTTAAAAGAAAAACCACAAAAGCTATACAAAGATATAATGGAGTAGCCTATGAATTTTTAAATTATAATAAGTTAAATAATAATGCTAAAAAGTATATTGATAATAATGTGATTATATTTTCTAATTTATTTGGTCCAGTTGGTGCTGGTGATTTTTTACCTTATTATAAATTCAAACAAGGTAAAAAGATAGAAAATTTTAATATAGAAAAATTTTATAAGGATAATTTTTCAAAAAATTTAGATGAACTTTTAAAAGATGAAATCATTATAGATCTAAGAGCGAAATTTTATGAAAAATTTTATACTTTAAAACAAAATTATATAAGTTTTACTTTTTTAAAAGATAATAAGGTATTGAGTCATTATGCTAAAGCGTATAGAGGAATAATTTTAAATTTTTTAGCACAAAATTCAGTCAAAAATAAAAAAGAAATTTTAACCAATTTACCTGAAAAATTAAAAATAAAAGAGATAAAAATACAAGGATTAAAAGAAGAGATAATTTTAGAAATAGTAAGCTAA
- the secE gene encoding preprotein translocase subunit SecE, with the protein MEKIITYFKLSKAELGKVIWPLKEQVRNAYITVFVVVAVVSLFLALVDLLMSFSLSKIIG; encoded by the coding sequence ATGGAAAAAATAATAACTTATTTTAAATTATCAAAAGCTGAATTAGGAAAAGTGATTTGGCCTTTAAAAGAACAGGTTAGAAATGCCTATATTACAGTTTTTGTTGTTGTTGCTGTTGTTTCATTGTTTTTGGCATTAGTGGATTTACTTATGTCGTTTTCGTTATCTAAAATTATAGGATAA
- a CDS encoding membrane protein produces MKKYLAALLLLDFCALLYGISTLSISYNEAKIFFYDHSLIAMIARFGTTLLGQNDYGLRIIFVLLHSLSCILLYILALKYTKTSFDALMSVVLFILLPGSVASALLINESSIVIFFTLLILVLFEYKKTIFFYICLVFSLYIDGNFAILYLAFFFFGIYTRDKILIGIALLLFAIAMSIYGFDTSGKPQGYVLDTLGIFAACFSPLVFLYFFYVIHKMLFQKDKPLLWFVIATTFIFCLIFSLRQRLFLEDFLPFCVVCTPLLLRYLMSSYRARLPQLRLKHNIFIECSLIFLILFYLGIIFNHSFYYVLKNPQKHFAYDYHIAKELANKLKQKNIFQVHTKKELALKLKFYGIKEGKKELSLTNKPSDITIKLAKHSLYFDLK; encoded by the coding sequence ATGAAAAAATATTTAGCAGCTCTTTTATTGCTTGATTTTTGTGCTTTGCTATATGGCATAAGCACTTTATCTATTAGTTATAATGAGGCTAAAATTTTTTTCTATGATCATAGCTTGATTGCTATGATCGCAAGATTTGGAACTACTCTTTTAGGGCAGAATGATTATGGTTTGAGAATTATTTTTGTTTTGCTTCATTCTTTAAGTTGTATTTTGCTTTACATCTTAGCTTTAAAATATACTAAAACTTCTTTTGACGCTCTTATGTCAGTAGTTCTTTTTATTCTTTTACCAGGTAGTGTTGCAAGTGCTCTTTTGATAAATGAATCATCTATTGTGATATTTTTTACTCTTTTGATATTGGTCTTATTTGAGTATAAAAAAACTATATTTTTTTATATTTGTTTGGTTTTTTCTTTATATATAGATGGAAATTTTGCTATTTTGTATCTTGCATTTTTCTTTTTTGGAATTTACACGCGTGATAAAATTCTCATTGGTATAGCTTTGCTTTTGTTTGCTATTGCAATGAGTATTTATGGTTTTGATACAAGTGGTAAGCCTCAAGGATATGTTTTAGATACTTTAGGTATTTTTGCTGCTTGTTTTTCGCCTTTAGTTTTTTTGTATTTTTTTTATGTTATACACAAAATGCTTTTTCAAAAAGACAAACCTTTATTATGGTTTGTTATAGCCACAACTTTCATATTTTGTTTGATTTTTTCATTAAGACAAAGACTATTTTTAGAAGATTTTTTGCCATTTTGTGTAGTTTGCACTCCACTTTTACTGCGTTATTTAATGTCTTCTTATCGTGCAAGACTTCCACAATTACGCTTAAAACATAATATTTTTATAGAATGTTCTTTGATATTTTTGATACTTTTTTATTTAGGTATAATCTTTAATCATTCTTTTTATTATGTTTTAAAAAACCCACAAAAACATTTTGCTTATGATTATCATATAGCTAAAGAATTAGCAAACAAATTAAAACAAAAAAATATTTTTCAAGTGCATACAAAAAAAGAGCTCGCATTAAAACTTAAATTTTATGGTATTAAAGAAGGTAAAAAAGAATTATCTTTAACAAATAAACCTAGTGATATTACTATCAAACTAGCAAAACATTCTTTATATTTTGATTTAAAATGA
- the tuf gene encoding elongation factor Tu, translating to MAKEKFSRNKPHVNIGTIGHVDHGKTTLTAAISAVLSRRGLAELKDYDNIDNAPEEKERGITIATSHIEYETENRHYAHVDCPGHADYVKNMITGAAQMDGAILVVSAADGPMPQTREHILLSRQVGVPYIVVFMNKADMVDDAELLELVEMEIRELLSSYDFPGDDTPIISGSALQALEEAKAGQDGEWSKKILDLMAAVDDYIPTPTRDTDKDFLMPIEDVFSISGRGTVVTGRIEKGVVKVGDTIEIVGIRDTQTTTVTGVEMFRKEMDQGEAGDNVGVLLRGTKKEDVLRGMVLAKPKSITPHTDFEAEVYILNKDEGGRHTPFFNNYRPQFYVRTTDVTGAIKLADGVEMVMPGENVSITVSLIAPVALEEGTRFAIREGGRTVGSGVVSKIIK from the coding sequence ATGGCTAAAGAAAAGTTTTCACGAAATAAGCCTCATGTTAATATCGGTACTATCGGTCACGTTGATCATGGTAAAACTACTTTAACAGCTGCGATTTCTGCTGTTCTTTCTAGAAGAGGTTTGGCTGAGCTTAAAGATTATGACAATATCGATAATGCTCCAGAAGAAAAAGAGCGTGGTATTACTATCGCTACATCACACATTGAATATGAAACAGAAAATCGCCACTATGCGCATGTTGACTGTCCAGGACACGCTGACTATGTTAAAAATATGATCACTGGTGCTGCTCAAATGGATGGAGCTATTCTTGTTGTTTCTGCAGCAGATGGCCCAATGCCACAAACTAGAGAGCATATTCTACTTTCTCGTCAAGTAGGTGTTCCATATATTGTAGTATTTATGAACAAAGCAGATATGGTTGATGATGCTGAGTTATTAGAATTAGTTGAAATGGAAATTAGAGAATTATTAAGCTCTTATGATTTCCCAGGTGATGACACTCCTATTATTTCAGGTTCAGCATTACAAGCACTTGAAGAAGCTAAAGCAGGTCAAGATGGTGAATGGTCTAAAAAGATTTTAGATCTTATGGCCGCGGTTGATGATTACATCCCAACTCCTACTCGTGATACAGATAAAGATTTCTTAATGCCAATTGAAGATGTTTTCTCAATTTCTGGTCGTGGTACTGTTGTTACAGGTAGAATTGAAAAAGGTGTTGTAAAAGTTGGTGATACTATCGAAATTGTTGGTATTAGAGATACTCAAACAACAACTGTAACTGGTGTTGAAATGTTTAGAAAAGAAATGGATCAAGGTGAAGCAGGTGATAATGTTGGCGTGCTTCTTCGTGGTACTAAAAAAGAAGATGTTTTACGCGGTATGGTTCTTGCTAAACCAAAATCAATCACCCCGCATACAGACTTTGAAGCTGAAGTTTATATTTTAAATAAAGATGAAGGTGGTCGCCACACTCCATTCTTTAACAATTATAGACCACAATTTTATGTAAGAACGACAGATGTTACAGGTGCGATTAAACTTGCTGATGGTGTTGAAATGGTTATGCCAGGTGAAAATGTAAGCATTACTGTAAGTCTTATTGCTCCAGTTGCACTTGAAGAAGGCACTCGTTTTGCTATCCGTGAAGGTGGCCGTACTGTTGGTTCAGGTGTTGTTTCTAAAATTATTAAATAA
- a CDS encoding molybdopterin-binding TMAO/DMSO reductase, translated as MKITRRKFLKSLAATSAFASVNPLVAATQTAFYDTKKIPHATHFGAFWGEVNSEGKLIKVIPQQSDKHPSIITDAIIDRTYSDTRIKYPCVRKSFLEGKKRPHLRGKEPFVRVSWEKALELVLEKLKETPIENLFNASYGAWGHVGLLHNCNSVAGRFFNTALGGHIGTDGEYSNGAAGRVNATVMGDLEVYSLQTAHEVILKNTQVYVLWGADLYKCNQIDFKVANRGNDEYYKKYSKSNIKFITIDPQYTTTAEILNADWIKIRPNTDVALMLGMMNYLYKSNKYDKKFIEKYTDGFDKFLPYLLGKSDGIDKTPAWAANITGVDEKVITALADTFVNNRTFLAGNWAMQRAHHGEQADWTLMVLASMIGQIGLPGGGFGFSMHYSGGGQAFSGVRLPVGLPQGKNNLDSNIPASRISEAILNPGKKIKFKGKEITFPKIKLMYVVGASVLGHHPNTNELIKALRTLDTLIVHEPWWTPMAKMADIVLPSTTTLERDDISFGGSYSQDYVYAMKKVIEPYFESRNDYDIFEELAKKIGEREHKKFTGGKTKQQWLEGFYGRSDCPYYMEFADFWKQGFVHFEIPKEAYSYVRHSAFRADPVANKLATESGKIQIYSPKFENYKLEDFKGHPTWFEPAEWLGNKELTKKYPFHLLSPHPRYRVHSQLDNTWVRDLYKIQGREPVVINTHDAQKLGIKHGDVVEVYNDRGSLLAGAFVTDKIMQGVVSIQEGAWYDPEDVSDSKPRCNAGHVNVLTSSRPTSTMAQATSVNTCLVGIKKLKEVIKPYNSTTPPEIIGA; from the coding sequence ATGAAAATAACAAGAAGAAAGTTTCTAAAATCTCTTGCGGCAACTTCAGCGTTTGCTTCTGTAAATCCTTTAGTAGCTGCAACTCAAACTGCATTTTATGACACCAAAAAGATTCCTCATGCAACGCATTTTGGAGCTTTTTGGGGTGAAGTAAATTCAGAAGGTAAGCTTATAAAAGTGATACCACAACAATCTGATAAACATCCTTCTATTATCACTGATGCTATTATAGATAGGACTTATTCAGACACTAGGATTAAATACCCTTGTGTTAGGAAAAGTTTTTTAGAAGGCAAAAAAAGACCACATTTAAGAGGTAAAGAGCCTTTTGTAAGAGTAAGTTGGGAAAAAGCTTTAGAACTTGTATTAGAAAAACTAAAAGAAACTCCAATTGAAAATTTATTCAATGCTAGTTATGGTGCTTGGGGGCATGTTGGATTGCTTCATAATTGCAATTCAGTTGCAGGAAGATTTTTTAATACAGCCTTGGGTGGTCACATAGGAACAGATGGTGAGTATAGTAATGGTGCTGCTGGTAGGGTTAATGCAACTGTAATGGGGGATTTAGAAGTTTATTCTTTACAAACTGCACATGAAGTAATTTTGAAAAATACCCAAGTATATGTTTTATGGGGTGCTGATCTTTATAAATGCAACCAAATTGATTTTAAAGTAGCTAATCGTGGAAATGACGAATATTATAAAAAATACAGCAAATCAAATATCAAATTTATCACTATTGACCCACAATACACAACAACAGCTGAGATTTTAAATGCTGATTGGATAAAAATTCGTCCAAATACTGATGTGGCTTTAATGCTTGGTATGATGAATTATCTTTATAAAAGCAATAAATATGATAAAAAATTTATAGAAAAATACACCGATGGCTTTGATAAATTTTTACCTTATTTATTAGGTAAAAGTGATGGTATTGATAAAACACCTGCTTGGGCGGCAAATATAACAGGAGTTGATGAAAAAGTTATCACAGCTTTAGCAGATACTTTTGTAAATAATAGAACATTTTTAGCGGGAAATTGGGCTATGCAAAGAGCTCATCATGGAGAACAGGCTGATTGGACTTTAATGGTTTTAGCTTCTATGATAGGACAAATTGGCTTACCTGGTGGAGGCTTTGGTTTTTCCATGCATTATTCAGGTGGAGGACAAGCTTTTTCAGGAGTTAGACTTCCAGTAGGCTTGCCACAAGGAAAAAACAATCTAGATAGTAATATTCCAGCAAGTAGAATTTCTGAAGCTATTTTAAATCCAGGTAAGAAAATAAAATTTAAAGGTAAAGAAATAACTTTTCCTAAAATAAAACTCATGTATGTAGTTGGTGCATCAGTTTTAGGACATCATCCAAATACAAATGAGCTCATAAAAGCTTTAAGAACTCTTGATACTCTTATAGTTCATGAGCCATGGTGGACTCCTATGGCAAAAATGGCTGATATAGTTTTACCATCAACTACTACTTTAGAAAGAGATGATATAAGTTTTGGTGGATCTTATTCTCAAGATTATGTCTATGCTATGAAAAAAGTAATTGAGCCTTATTTTGAAAGTAGAAATGATTATGATATCTTTGAAGAATTGGCAAAGAAAATAGGTGAAAGAGAACATAAAAAATTTACAGGTGGAAAAACGAAACAGCAATGGCTTGAAGGATTTTATGGAAGAAGTGATTGCCCTTATTATATGGAATTTGCAGATTTTTGGAAACAAGGCTTTGTGCATTTTGAAATTCCAAAAGAAGCATATAGCTATGTTAGACACTCTGCATTTAGAGCAGATCCAGTAGCAAATAAACTTGCCACTGAAAGTGGAAAAATTCAAATTTATTCTCCTAAATTTGAAAACTATAAATTAGAAGACTTTAAAGGACACCCAACTTGGTTTGAACCAGCTGAGTGGTTGGGTAATAAAGAATTAACAAAAAAATATCCATTCCATTTATTAAGTCCTCATCCAAGATATAGAGTGCATTCTCAACTTGATAATACTTGGGTAAGAGATTTGTATAAAATTCAAGGAAGGGAACCTGTGGTTATCAACACTCATGATGCGCAAAAACTAGGTATAAAACATGGTGATGTGGTAGAAGTGTATAATGATAGAGGTTCATTGTTAGCTGGTGCTTTTGTAACAGATAAAATTATGCAAGGAGTTGTTAGTATTCAAGAGGGTGCTTGGTATGATCCAGAAGATGTATCTGATAGTAAGCCAAGATGTAACGCAGGTCATGTAAATGTTTTAACAAGTTCAAGACCAACTTCTACTATGGCACAAGCAACGAGCGTTAATACTTGCCTTGTAGGTATTAAAAAATTAAAAGAAGTTATTAAACCTTATAACTCAACTACACCGCCAGAAATTATAGGAGCTTAA
- the rpmG gene encoding 50S ribosomal protein L33: MRIKVGLKCEECGDINYSTFKNSKNTTEKLELKKYCPRLKKHTIHKEVKLKS; encoded by the coding sequence ATGAGAATTAAAGTTGGTTTAAAGTGTGAAGAGTGTGGAGATATTAACTATAGCACATTTAAAAATAGTAAAAATACAACTGAAAAGTTAGAATTAAAAAAATATTGCCCAAGATTAAAAAAACACACTATTCATAAAGAAGTTAAATTAAAAAGTTAA